Part of the Thermodesulfobacteriota bacterium genome is shown below.
GCCCCGGCAGTGGCCTTTGTTGCCGCAAGCCCGGATTCCGGCCCGGCCGGTCCAGTGTTTGGCCGCACCCCTTCGTCCCAGGAGGAAACCTCCGTGCAGATATCGGTCGGCACCGTGCTCTTGGTCATTCTGGGGATCGCCGTCGGTATGGCCGTCGGCGCGTTCCTGTGGAAGCGCCTGGTGGATAATCGCCACCGCAATCTGGAGGAGCAGGGCCGCAAGCTCATTGAGGATGCCCTGGCCGAGGCGGAGCGCCTCAAGAGGGAGGCAGGCCTGGCCGCCAAGGACGAGGCCCTGGGTATCAAGCTGGAGGCGGAGCGGGAGATCAAGGCCCGCAAGGCCGAGGTGCAGGAGGAGGAGCGGCGGCTGTCCCAGCGGCTGGAGCAGATCGAGCGCAAGATCGATCTGCTGGACCAGCGGGAGATGGAGCTCCTCAAGCGGGAGCAGGGCTTCGGCCGCCTGGAGGCGGAGGTGGAGGAGCGCAAGAAGCGCCTGGACGCCCAGATCGAGGAGCAGCGCTTCGAGCTGGAGCGGCTGGCTGGCATCTCCCAGGAGGACGCCAAGAGGCTTCTGACCGAAAGCATCGAGAGCGAGGCGCGCATGGACGCCGCCAAGGCCCTGGTGCGCATCGAGAACGAGACCCGGATCCAGGCGGATCGCAAGGCCAAGGAGCTCATCGGCCTGGCCGTGAGCCGCTATGCCGGGGACTATGTCGCCGAGAAGACGGTTTCGGTGGTGCCCCTGCCCAACGAGGAGATGAAGGGCCGGATCATCGGGCGGGAGGGCCGCAATATCCGCACCCTGGAGGCGGCCACCGGCATCGACCTCATCATCGACGATACCCCGGAGGCGGTGATCCTTTCCGGCTTCAATCCGGTGCGGCGGGAGGTGGCCCGTCTGGCTTTGGAGCGGCTCATTGCCGATGGCCGCATCCACCCAGCCCGCATCGAGGAGATTGTGGAGAAGGTCTCCCAGGAGCTGGAGGTCTCCATCCGCGAGGCCGGAGAGCAGGCCACCTTCGATGTCGGCGCCCATGGCCTGCACGTGGAGCTGATCAAGCTTTTGGGCCGCCTCAAGTACCGGACCAGCTATGGCCAGAACGTGCTCCAGCATTCCTTGGAGGTGGCCTTCCTGGCCGGCATCATGGCCGCCGAGCTGGGCCTCAATGTCAAACAGGCCAAGCGGGCCGGGCTGCTGCACGACATCGGCAAGGCGGTAGACCACGAGGTGGAGGGGTCTCATGCGGCCATTGGCGCGGATCTGGCCCGGAAGTACGGTGAATCCCCCAAGGTGGTCAACGCCATCGCCGCCCACCACGAGGAGGTGCCGCCGGAGGGCGTGGTGGACGTGCTGGTCCAGGCGGCGGACGCCCTGTCCGGCGCTCGGCCCGGGGCGCGCAAGGAGATGCTGGAGACCTATGTCAAGCGCCTCCAGGACCTGGAGCGGGTGGCCAATTCCTTCAAGGGGGTCAGCAAGTCTTTCGCCATCCAGGCCGGCCGGGAGCTGCGGATCATGGTCAACAGCGAGAAGATCTCCGACGCCGATGCGGTGCTGCTGTCCCGGGACATCGCCCGCAAGGTCGAAAACGAGCTGACCTACCCTGGCCAAATCCGGGTCACCGTGATCCGGGAGACCCGGGCCGTGGACATCGCCAAGTAGCCTCCTCAACCAGGCCCTGCCAAGGAATCGCCCATGGCCGTCTCCCCCCTCACCATCGACGAGCAGCTGGCCCTCATTGAGCGGGGCGCCGTGGACATCGTCTCCCGGCCGGAGCTGGTGGAAAAGCTCCGGCAAAGCCAGGCCACTGGTCGGCCCCTGCGGGTCAAGGCCGGCTTCGACCCCACCGCCCCGGACCTCCACCTGGGCCATACGGTGCTGGTCCAGAAGATGCGCCACTTCCAGGAGCTGGGCCATCAGGTGCTGTTTCTGATCGGTGACTTCACCGGCATGATCGGCGACCCCACCGGCAAGTCGGAAACGAGAAAGGCCTTGACCCGGGCCGACGTGGCCAGGAATGCCGAGACCTACAAGGAGCAGATCTTCAAGATCCTCGATCCGGAGCGCACCGAGGTGGTCTTCAACAGCGCCTGGCTGGAGAAGCTTTCTGCCTACGACTTCGTGCGCCTGGCCTCTCAGCTCACCGTGGCCCGGATGCTGGAGCGGGAGGATTTCCGGCTCCGCTTCCAGGGCAGCCAGCCCATTTCCATCCACGAGTTCCTCTACCCCCTGGTGCAGGGCTACGACTCGGTGGCCCTTGCGGCGGACGTGGAGCTGGGCGGCACCGATCAGCTCTTCAACCTTCTCACCGGCCGGGATGTCCAGCGGGCCTGGGGCCAAGCGCCCCAGGTGGTGATCACCATGCCCCTCCTGGAGGGTCTGGACGGGGTCAACAAGATGAGCAAGTCCCTGGGCAACTACATCGGCATCACCGAGCCGGCTGCCGAGATCTTCGGCAAGGTGATGTCCATCTCCGATCCCTTGATGTTCCGCTACTACGAGCTGCTCAGTGACCTGCCCGCCCACGAGGTCGAGGGCTTGCGGCAGCAGGTGGCGGCCGGCGGCCTCCACCCCAAGGCCGCCAAGGAGCAACTGGCCCGGGAGCTGGCCGGCCGCTTCCACGGCCCGGAGGAGGCCGCGGCCGCCCAGGCCCATTTCCAGCGTCTCTTCCAGCAGCACCGGCTGCCGGACCAGATGCCGGAGAGGCGATTCCCTGCCGGTCTGGAGCCGATCCGGCTGCCGCGCCTGCTGCTCGATGCCGGTCTCGTGGCCAGCACCTCCGAGGCCCGACGCCTCATCGAGCAGGGGGCGGTCTCCATCGACGATCGGCGCGTGGGGGATCCGGAGCACGGGGTGGCCGCGGCCGGTGAGCTGGTGCTCAAGGTGGGCAAACGGCGCTTCGCCCGTATCGTCTTCGCGTAGCACGGCCGCAAGGCCCCGATCAGGGCAGGCTCGCCGGCCGCCACCTCCCTGGTGGCGTCCCCGAGCCGAGGAGAGAGACCAACATCCAGGGAGGCAGACCAGCGATGGAGATCGAGCGGCGGGACACCGGCAGGGCCAACGTGAAGCTCAAGGTCACCTTTGGCAGCGACACCGAGTTCAGATCCGCCTTCACCGCCGACATCGGCGTCGGCGGGCTCTTTCTCCACACCGACCGGCTCCTGGCCCGGGGTGAGCATCTCTATGTGGAGTTCAACCTGCCGGACAGCGGCGAGATGGTGGAGGCCGAGGCCGAGGTGCGCTGGCTGCGGCAGAACGGCACCCCGGAGGACGGCATGGGCGTGAAGTTCCTGGCCATGTCCCAGGCCCATTTCGCCAAGGTGGCCGGCTACCTCAAGAAGGTGCACATGCTGCCGAAGCGCTCCGGTTGAAGGCTTGGGCCCCGGCACCCCACCGGGCTGCTGGGGAATCGTGTCGGCCCTGTTCTTATGTGGAATGGAAAATGTTTTGACAGATTGCATAAGTTGCGGCTAGGCTCCCGACATGATCCCCCGGGACTGCGACCCGACCATCCGCGCCTTGCTGCAAGGCTTTCCGGCCGTCACCCTGACCGGGCCCCGACAATCGGGCAAGACCACCCTGGCCAAGGCCATCTTCGCCGATCGGCCCTATGCGTCACTGGAGGAGCCGGATCTGCGCCAGTTTGCCCAGGACGATCCGCGGACCTTCCTGGAGCGTTTTCCTGATGGTGGCGTGCTCGATGAGCTGCAGCGTTGCCCCGAGCTTTTCTCCTATCTCCAGACCCGCCTGGATGGCGAAGGCCGTCTGGGTCTTTTCATCCTGACCGGTTCCCAGCAGCTGGGGCTCATGTCCGGCATCAGCCAATCCCTGGCCGGTCGCACCGCCTTCATGGAGCTGTTGCCCTTCTCCCTGCCGGAACTGGCGCGGGCGGACAAGCTGCCGTCCGATGCCGATACGCTGATTCTCTCTGGCTGCTACCCACCACTCTATGACCGGCCAGTGACACCGGCAGCATGGTTTTCCGCCTATGTGGCTGCCTATGTGGAGCGAGACGTTCGGCAGCTGCTCAACGTGCACGATCTGGGGGCTTTTCAACGCTTCGTGCGCTTGTGCGCCGGCAGGACCGGTCACCTGCTCAACCTCTCCTCCCTGGCCACGGAATGCGGTATCACCCACAACACCGTCAAATCGTGGCTCTCGGTCCTGGAGGCCAGCTATCTGGTGTGGCTGTTGCGGCCCCACCACGTCAGCTTCAACAAGCGGCTGGTCAAGATGCCCAAGCTCTATTTTCTCGACACTGGCCTCGCCAGCTGGCTGCTGGGCATCCGCACCACCACCCAGCTGGCGAATCATCCCTTGCGGGGAGCGCTGTTCGAGACCATGGTTCTTGCCGAGCTGGTCAAATCGCGACGCAATCTCGGCGAGTCCGGCGGCCTGTATTTCTGGCGCGACAGCAACGGCAATGAGGTTGACGTCATTGTGGAGCTGGGCGACCGGCTGATGCCGGTGGAGATCAAGTCCGGCAAGACGGTGAATCGGGATTTCTTTGTTGGGCTGGAGAGGT
Proteins encoded:
- a CDS encoding TIGR02266 family protein; amino-acid sequence: MEIERRDTGRANVKLKVTFGSDTEFRSAFTADIGVGGLFLHTDRLLARGEHLYVEFNLPDSGEMVEAEAEVRWLRQNGTPEDGMGVKFLAMSQAHFAKVAGYLKKVHMLPKRSG
- the rny gene encoding ribonuclease Y, whose translation is MQISVGTVLLVILGIAVGMAVGAFLWKRLVDNRHRNLEEQGRKLIEDALAEAERLKREAGLAAKDEALGIKLEAEREIKARKAEVQEEERRLSQRLEQIERKIDLLDQREMELLKREQGFGRLEAEVEERKKRLDAQIEEQRFELERLAGISQEDAKRLLTESIESEARMDAAKALVRIENETRIQADRKAKELIGLAVSRYAGDYVAEKTVSVVPLPNEEMKGRIIGREGRNIRTLEAATGIDLIIDDTPEAVILSGFNPVRREVARLALERLIADGRIHPARIEEIVEKVSQELEVSIREAGEQATFDVGAHGLHVELIKLLGRLKYRTSYGQNVLQHSLEVAFLAGIMAAELGLNVKQAKRAGLLHDIGKAVDHEVEGSHAAIGADLARKYGESPKVVNAIAAHHEEVPPEGVVDVLVQAADALSGARPGARKEMLETYVKRLQDLERVANSFKGVSKSFAIQAGRELRIMVNSEKISDADAVLLSRDIARKVENELTYPGQIRVTVIRETRAVDIAK
- the tyrS gene encoding tyrosine--tRNA ligase, which gives rise to MAVSPLTIDEQLALIERGAVDIVSRPELVEKLRQSQATGRPLRVKAGFDPTAPDLHLGHTVLVQKMRHFQELGHQVLFLIGDFTGMIGDPTGKSETRKALTRADVARNAETYKEQIFKILDPERTEVVFNSAWLEKLSAYDFVRLASQLTVARMLEREDFRLRFQGSQPISIHEFLYPLVQGYDSVALAADVELGGTDQLFNLLTGRDVQRAWGQAPQVVITMPLLEGLDGVNKMSKSLGNYIGITEPAAEIFGKVMSISDPLMFRYYELLSDLPAHEVEGLRQQVAAGGLHPKAAKEQLARELAGRFHGPEEAAAAQAHFQRLFQQHRLPDQMPERRFPAGLEPIRLPRLLLDAGLVASTSEARRLIEQGAVSIDDRRVGDPEHGVAAAGELVLKVGKRRFARIVFA
- a CDS encoding ATP-binding protein gives rise to the protein MIPRDCDPTIRALLQGFPAVTLTGPRQSGKTTLAKAIFADRPYASLEEPDLRQFAQDDPRTFLERFPDGGVLDELQRCPELFSYLQTRLDGEGRLGLFILTGSQQLGLMSGISQSLAGRTAFMELLPFSLPELARADKLPSDADTLILSGCYPPLYDRPVTPAAWFSAYVAAYVERDVRQLLNVHDLGAFQRFVRLCAGRTGHLLNLSSLATECGITHNTVKSWLSVLEASYLVWLLRPHHVSFNKRLVKMPKLYFLDTGLASWLLGIRTTTQLANHPLRGALFETMVLAELVKSRRNLGESGGLYFWRDSNGNEVDVIVELGDRLMPVEIKSGKTVNRDFFVGLERWQALAGSTALHPTLVYGGAETYRHKGMQVTSWRDGGSLFAS